One window of the Megalops cyprinoides isolate fMegCyp1 chromosome 2, fMegCyp1.pri, whole genome shotgun sequence genome contains the following:
- the lrrc31 gene encoding leucine-rich repeat-containing protein 31: METADPPKGRECPQKRSPFDMIMNQIRRKTSFAERRARPSVGRLFRPSENADGKEGGAPETGGPGGQGGDKSTGTVPGGSDPADTEASSEAGWGRVKQFVQKLGKKADSHALSLGHCDLTATDVLELATLLPFLSLLEEIDLSWNDLIGGSLRALTFHLQHVSKLRILRLCSCRLTAEDLTALGEGLGYIPLLEVVDLSWNAGLGGNLQCLARSFQPGNRVKELHLVECQLTAADAQALGGALCVLPGLELLDVSANGPLVGGLGELAPQLRNLPQLRVLRLQACGLQQDALNALGKAFEFLPALQELDLSCNKAAGGGFVQAGPHLAQLTHLRSLDLHLCGLTEDDVRALVQVIPSLSDLTMLDLSSNKKIGGVVHLLFPSLPLSKLKRLPLNNCCLTDESYRSLASAMQRLSQLESLSLSWNKCVGGHLGLLLEPLQPGCPLQQLQLSSCGLTTEDLLHLASASKRGVLAHLRRLHLMYNDSAGGQGWARLFQEAGALRALVELDVSLRPSGRAPASPWLPALMGALPRLPALTRLSLQRWVLTPRERDALDAFGKDTKRRLHLECDAHEAAAHKRAGVAEQQDA, translated from the exons ATGGAAACCGCAG ATCCTCCGAAGGGCCGGGAATGCCCGCAGAAGAGGTCCCCCTTCGACATGATAATGAACCAGATACGTAGGAAGACGTCCTTCGCGGAGCGGCGCGCCAGGCCTTCCGTGGGCCGCCTCTTTCGCCCCTCCGAAAACGCCGACGGGAAGGAAGGAGGCGCCCCTGAAACCGGAGGGCCAGGCGGCCAGGGTGGCGACAAGAGCACAGGTACGGTGCCCG GCGGCAGTGATCCCGCAGACACCGAGGCGAGTTCGGAAGCGGGGTGGGGCCGCGTGAAGCAGTTCGTTCAGAAGCTGGGGAAGAAGGCAGACAGCCATGCTCTGAGTCTTGGCCACTGTGACCTGACGGCCACCGATGTTCTGGAGCTGG CAACCCTGCTGCCTTTCCTCAGCCTGCTGGAGGAGATCGACCTGTCGTGGAACGACCTGATTGGTGGGTCGCTGAGGGCCTTGACCTTTCACCTCCAGCACGTGAGCAAACTGAGGATCCTGAGgttgtgcagctgcaggctgaCGGCGGAGGACCTCACCGCGCTGG GGGAGGGCCTGGGTTATATCCctctgctggaggtggtggacCTGTCCTGGAACGCCGGCCTCGGGGGGAACCTGCAGTGCCTCGCGCGTAGCTTCCAGCCAGGCAACAGGGTGAAGGAGCTCCACCTAGTGGAGTGCCAGCTTACTGCAGCGGACGCCCAGGCCCTGG ggggggcgctgtgtgtgctgccaggcctggagctgctggacGTCTCCGCTAACGGCCCGCtggtgggggggctgggagaGCTCGCCCCCCAGCTGAGGAACCTCCCGCAGCTGAGGGTGCTTCGGCTGCAGGCGTGTGGACTGCAGCAGGACGCCCTCAACGCACTGG GAAAGGCGTTCGAGTTCCTCCCGGCCCTTCAGGAGCTGGATCTGTCCTGCAATAAGGCGGCCGGTGGGGGGTTCGTGCAGGCGGGCCCTCACTTGGCCCAGCTCACACACCTGCGCAGCCTGGACCTTCACCTGTGCGGTCTGACAGAGGACGACGTGCGGGCGCTGG TCCAGGTCATTCCATCCCTCAGTGACCTCACAATGCTGGATTTGTCGTCCAATAAGAAGATCGGGGGCGTGGTTCATTTGCTGTTCCCCAGCCTCCCACTGTCAAAGCTGAAGAGGCTTCCCTTGAATAACTGCTGTCTGACAGACGAATCCTACCGCTCTTTAG ccTCGGCGATGCAGCGTCTCTCTCAGCTGGAGTCTCTGAGCCTGTCCTGGAATAAGTGCGTGGGAGGCCacctgggcctgctgctggagcCACTGCAGCCGGGCTGccccctgcagcagctgcagctcagcagCTGTGGCCTGACCACTGAGGACCTGCTGCACCTGG CCTCTGCGTCGAAGCGCGGCGTCCTGGCGCACCTGAGACGCCTGCACCTGATGTACAACGACAGCGCGGGGGGGCAGGGCTGGGCGCGCCTCTTCCAGGAGGCGGGGGCCCTGCGGGCGCTGGTGGAGCTGGACGTCAGCCTGCGCCCCTCGGGCCGcgcccccgcctccccctgGCTTCCCGCCCTGATGGGGGCGCTGCCGCGCCTGCCCGCCCTGACCCGCCTGTCCCTGCAGCGCTGGGTCCTCACGCCCCGCGAGCGCGACGCCCTGGACGCCTTCGGCAAGGACACAAAGAGGAGGCTGCACCTCGAGTGCGACGCTCATGAAGCCGCAGCACACAAGAGGGCGGGCGTGGCTGAACAACAGGATgcatag